One stretch of Candidatus Alcyoniella australis DNA includes these proteins:
- the rpsU gene encoding 30S ribosomal protein S21 — translation MPGVRIRENESYEGALRRFRKQCEKAGILSELRRREHYEKPSVKSKRKAAAARKRLLKKMRKVGRY, via the coding sequence ATGCCAGGCGTTCGTATTAGAGAGAACGAGTCTTATGAGGGCGCTTTGCGTCGCTTCCGCAAGCAGTGCGAGAAGGCGGGTATCCTCTCGGAGCTGCGCCGTCGCGAGCATTACGAGAAGCCGAGCGTTAAAAGTAAACGCAAAGCTGCCGCTGCACGCAAAAGACTGCTGAAGAAGATGCGCAAGGTAGGTCGTTACTAG
- a CDS encoding C1 family peptidase, whose translation MIKRACVPMLCCLIILAACTAVAADRLTPAAVQAAIDEAGAQWSAATSPLSQLTYEQLLTVAAGLELDSWAFEQTPIWNSGTKDELPAIFDWRYNPGDFTTVPKNQGYCGACAGFAMSSVLESLIEIYYEDPNLNPDLSEAHVFFCGGGQCNRGSTSEMMLRYARYYGVPDEACMPYTAGSNAQDQSCSASCPDWQERAQAIIDYKRVPTDPTSIMQALNEAPLFAGMIIYLDFELYGGGVYEHVLGPSIGAHAVQMVGYNAEEQYWICKNSWTPGWGEEGFFRIRWGQAEIENWLYIAEYNGGVPCSLNTKPELGPARYYVGDQELGDAPLVGQNEDFKVRIDFADLECNLAGGDIMVDQGEGYERLDRLPKDAGCSSDEYGPIVFSPEELSLGEHTINVRAEDRCDDQSSTLVLHFTVTEQPPDRGGDDDSADDDDDGDSGGSCG comes from the coding sequence ATGATCAAACGAGCCTGCGTGCCCATGCTCTGCTGCCTGATAATCCTGGCCGCCTGCACCGCTGTTGCGGCCGATCGGCTGACACCGGCTGCGGTGCAGGCTGCCATCGACGAGGCCGGAGCGCAGTGGAGCGCCGCGACAAGTCCGCTGTCGCAACTGACCTACGAGCAGCTGTTGACGGTCGCCGCGGGGCTCGAGCTGGACTCGTGGGCCTTTGAGCAGACGCCGATCTGGAACAGCGGGACCAAGGACGAGCTGCCGGCGATTTTCGACTGGCGCTACAATCCCGGCGACTTCACCACCGTGCCCAAAAATCAGGGCTACTGCGGCGCCTGCGCCGGATTCGCCATGAGCTCGGTGCTCGAATCGTTAATCGAGATCTATTACGAAGATCCCAACCTCAACCCCGATCTGAGCGAGGCGCACGTGTTTTTCTGCGGCGGCGGCCAGTGCAATCGCGGCTCGACATCCGAGATGATGCTGCGCTACGCCCGCTACTATGGCGTGCCCGACGAGGCCTGCATGCCCTATACCGCGGGCTCCAACGCCCAAGACCAGAGCTGCTCCGCGTCGTGCCCCGACTGGCAGGAGCGCGCCCAGGCGATCATCGATTACAAGCGCGTGCCCACGGACCCGACGAGCATCATGCAGGCGCTTAACGAGGCGCCGCTGTTCGCCGGGATGATCATCTACCTCGACTTCGAGCTCTACGGCGGCGGGGTTTACGAGCACGTACTCGGGCCGTCGATCGGTGCCCACGCGGTGCAGATGGTCGGCTACAACGCCGAGGAGCAGTACTGGATCTGCAAGAACTCCTGGACCCCGGGCTGGGGCGAGGAGGGATTTTTCCGTATCCGCTGGGGCCAGGCCGAGATCGAGAACTGGCTGTACATTGCCGAGTACAACGGCGGCGTGCCCTGTTCGCTGAACACCAAGCCCGAGCTGGGACCGGCACGCTACTACGTGGGCGATCAAGAGCTCGGCGATGCCCCGCTGGTGGGCCAAAACGAGGACTTCAAGGTGCGGATCGACTTCGCCGACCTCGAGTGCAACCTGGCCGGCGGCGACATTATGGTCGACCAGGGCGAGGGGTACGAGCGGCTCGACCGGCTGCCCAAGGACGCCGGGTGCAGCTCCGACGAGTACGGGCCGATCGTCTTTTCGCCCGAGGAGCTGAGCCTGGGCGAACACACGATCAATGTGCGGGCCGAGGACCGTTGCGACGACCAGAGCTCGACCCTCGTGCTGCATTTCACTGTGACCGAGCAGCCGCCGGACCGTGGCGGCGACGACGACTCGGCGGACGATGACGACGACGGCGACAGCGGTGGCTCCTGCGGCTGA
- a CDS encoding ATP-binding protein produces the protein MATSEQIKSLIRSHFSTDAERFHTIALQVAAHEAQNGHGALAHDIRIIIDKARKETRPNILKFPDDLQGLVYSESSDITKAALVIPNILEARIERIIHEHRQQQKLKAHGLSHRRKILFVGPPGTGKTMSALVLAHELRMQLYTIQVDRLVTKFMGETSAKLRQIFDLMQRESGVYFFDEFDAIGGERSMDNDVGEMRRVLNAFLQFIERDTSDSLIVAATNSPRLLDKALFRRFDDVLYYEIPNLEDRRKLIANVLGSFIATRFRWKAVLHESEGLSQAEIDMACRDAIKQAILSDKTKVSASFLLVMIKERISIRRGQKA, from the coding sequence ATGGCTACATCGGAACAGATAAAATCACTCATCCGTTCACATTTTAGCACCGATGCGGAACGGTTCCATACCATTGCGCTTCAAGTCGCTGCGCACGAGGCACAAAATGGTCATGGAGCCCTTGCGCATGATATTCGTATAATTATTGATAAGGCCCGTAAGGAAACAAGACCCAACATTTTGAAGTTTCCTGATGATTTGCAGGGATTAGTGTACTCCGAGTCGTCCGATATCACCAAGGCCGCTCTTGTAATTCCCAACATTCTTGAAGCAAGGATTGAGCGCATTATACACGAACATAGACAACAACAGAAATTAAAGGCACACGGACTATCGCATCGAAGGAAAATTTTGTTTGTAGGCCCTCCGGGCACCGGAAAGACAATGTCCGCCCTGGTATTGGCTCACGAACTTCGTATGCAACTGTACACGATTCAGGTTGATCGTCTTGTTACTAAGTTTATGGGCGAGACCAGCGCCAAGCTAAGACAGATTTTCGATCTAATGCAGAGAGAATCGGGGGTATACTTTTTTGATGAATTCGACGCAATTGGTGGCGAACGATCAATGGACAACGACGTTGGCGAAATGCGCCGGGTTTTGAATGCGTTTTTACAGTTTATCGAGCGGGACACTTCAGACAGTCTAATTGTTGCGGCTACGAATAGCCCGAGATTGTTGGACAAAGCGCTTTTTAGACGATTTGATGACGTATTGTACTACGAAATTCCTAACCTGGAAGACCGCAGGAAATTAATAGCAAATGTTTTGGGATCGTTTATCGCCACGAGGTTCAGATGGAAGGCAGTTTTACACGAAAGCGAAGGTCTGAGCCAAGCAGAAATCGATATGGCATGTCGGGATGCAATAAAGCAGGCGATTCTTTCCGATAAAACCAAAGTGAGCGCATCCTTTTTATTGGTCATGATTAAAGAGCGGATAAGTATTCGCAGAGGTCAGAAGGCTTAG
- a CDS encoding GatB/YqeY domain-containing protein has translation MSLKKRINDDCVTALKAKEELRLSTLRMLKAAVQNRELKGSGELDDQAVIEVIASQIKQRKQSIESYAAANREDLANGERAELEILGEYMPQQLSVDELTPLVKQAIEEVGADSPKQMGAVMKAVMAKVRGAADGKIVSELVRKQLS, from the coding sequence ATGTCGCTTAAGAAGCGGATCAACGACGACTGCGTAACCGCGCTCAAGGCCAAGGAAGAGCTGCGCCTCTCCACGTTGAGAATGCTCAAGGCCGCGGTGCAGAACCGCGAGCTCAAGGGCAGTGGCGAGCTGGACGACCAGGCCGTGATCGAGGTGATCGCGAGTCAGATTAAGCAACGCAAACAGTCGATCGAGAGCTACGCCGCGGCGAACCGCGAGGATCTGGCAAACGGCGAGCGCGCCGAGTTGGAGATCCTGGGCGAATACATGCCGCAGCAGCTCTCGGTCGATGAATTGACCCCGCTGGTCAAACAGGCAATCGAAGAGGTCGGCGCTGACTCACCCAAGCAGATGGGCGCGGTGATGAAAGCCGTGATGGCAAAGGTGCGCGGGGCCGCCGACGGCAAGATCGTCAGCGAGCTGGTGCGCAAGCAATTGAGCTGA
- the dnaG gene encoding DNA primase yields the protein MAIPEEVIEQLKSRLDIVQVVSEHLTLKKAGRNWRAVCPFHPDKDPSLVVSPERQTFHCFGCGEGGGPIHFVMKITGMSFPEAVRSLAERVGIEVPESNAQSRRRGERDLLLAVNAETEGFFTASLADNGHGKHVREYLAARGISDELVKRFSLGFAPNSWEGLVRHLRSRKADLKRAEVLGLIGVSRRGSLVDKFRNRVMIPIRDVQGRCVGFGGRALGDDEPKYLNSQESELYHKSRVLFGLDTAREAIRQTKRAVVVEGYFDSLALAAHGIGEAVATCGTALTEDHARLLSRYTERIVLLFDGDAAGRKAAWRTMELFLDKPQQPLVVLLPQGHDPDSFVREHGADPLREMLDQAEPILERFIANRVAEAGRSIEAKVHAGQRIGQVLARVEDATRRELLVREAAGRLGVAESAIWQQIQTARNERRKPSAAAVPAAQSERRPTPKEESMLLALATRDPSLLEEIEDAGLIEIVRDRFVGAALQLLLDNRGSSSRQSVEQLLAGLEDQELARELAGAILSELPIDESNLRDAFYDCERRIRLADLRGKARQIAQELAQAKGDPQRERELLQRKQELSRQIGEVDSGVINAFGD from the coding sequence ATGGCCATCCCCGAAGAGGTCATCGAACAGCTCAAGTCGCGGCTGGACATCGTCCAGGTGGTATCGGAGCACCTGACGCTGAAGAAGGCCGGACGCAACTGGCGGGCGGTCTGCCCGTTCCACCCGGACAAGGATCCGAGCCTGGTGGTCAGCCCCGAGCGCCAGACCTTTCACTGCTTCGGTTGCGGCGAGGGCGGCGGCCCGATCCACTTCGTGATGAAGATCACGGGGATGAGCTTCCCCGAGGCGGTGCGTTCGTTGGCCGAGCGGGTGGGGATCGAGGTACCCGAGTCCAATGCTCAGTCGCGCCGTCGCGGCGAGCGCGATCTGCTGCTGGCGGTCAACGCCGAGACCGAGGGTTTTTTCACCGCGTCGCTGGCCGATAATGGCCACGGCAAGCACGTACGCGAATACCTGGCAGCGCGAGGGATCTCGGACGAGCTGGTCAAGCGTTTCAGCCTGGGCTTTGCGCCCAACTCGTGGGAAGGGCTGGTACGGCATTTGCGCTCGCGCAAGGCCGACCTTAAGCGCGCCGAGGTTCTGGGACTGATCGGCGTAAGCCGCCGCGGCTCGCTGGTCGACAAGTTCCGCAACCGGGTGATGATCCCGATCCGCGACGTGCAGGGGCGCTGCGTGGGCTTTGGCGGACGGGCGCTGGGGGACGACGAGCCCAAGTACCTCAACAGCCAGGAGTCCGAGCTGTACCACAAGAGTCGGGTGCTGTTCGGGCTGGACACGGCGCGCGAGGCGATACGCCAGACGAAGCGCGCGGTGGTTGTCGAGGGCTACTTCGACTCGCTGGCTTTGGCAGCCCACGGCATCGGCGAGGCAGTGGCGACCTGCGGTACGGCTCTGACCGAGGATCACGCGCGGCTGCTGTCGCGCTATACCGAGCGAATCGTGCTGCTCTTCGACGGCGACGCCGCCGGACGCAAGGCAGCCTGGAGGACGATGGAGCTGTTCCTGGACAAACCGCAACAGCCGCTGGTGGTGCTGCTGCCCCAGGGGCACGACCCGGACAGCTTCGTGCGCGAGCACGGGGCCGATCCGTTGCGCGAAATGCTCGATCAGGCCGAGCCGATCCTCGAACGCTTTATCGCCAACCGCGTGGCCGAGGCCGGCCGCAGCATTGAGGCCAAGGTGCACGCAGGCCAACGCATCGGCCAGGTACTGGCGCGGGTCGAGGACGCCACGCGACGCGAGCTGCTGGTGCGCGAGGCCGCGGGTCGGCTGGGCGTGGCCGAGTCGGCGATCTGGCAGCAGATCCAGACGGCGCGCAACGAGCGGCGCAAGCCCTCGGCGGCCGCGGTCCCGGCGGCGCAGTCGGAGCGCAGGCCGACGCCTAAAGAGGAATCCATGCTGCTGGCCCTTGCCACACGGGACCCCTCGCTGTTAGAGGAAATAGAGGACGCGGGATTGATCGAGATTGTCAGGGATCGCTTCGTGGGAGCCGCGTTGCAGCTGTTGTTGGACAATCGAGGGAGCAGCTCGCGCCAGAGCGTCGAGCAGCTATTGGCCGGGCTCGAGGATCAGGAGTTGGCACGCGAGCTGGCCGGCGCTATTCTAAGCGAGCTGCCGATCGACGAGAGCAATCTACGCGATGCATTTTACGACTGTGAGCGCAGGATCCGACTGGCCGACCTGCGCGGCAAGGCGCGGCAAATCGCGCAGGAGCTGGCGCAGGCCAAGGGCGATCCCCAGCGCGAGCGCGAGTTGCTGCAAAGGAAGCAGGAACTGAGCAGACAGATTGGCGAAGTAGACAGTGGTGTAATAAACGCCTTCGGCGATTAA
- a CDS encoding protease inhibitor I42 family protein, whose protein sequence is MRAAAAFILALTLVLPLVSDVRAAGSAAESDQIIQINDQQPAGSELIELSKGQTIEFCISSNPTTGYTWQISGVDEALLELLRNDYQVQGPGIGAGGVRTVVYRAKADGECTIQMIHCRSWQCEQTTVGSYKARITIR, encoded by the coding sequence TTGAGAGCCGCCGCCGCATTTATCCTCGCATTGACCCTGGTGTTGCCGCTCGTGTCCGACGTCCGGGCAGCGGGATCGGCCGCCGAGTCCGACCAGATAATCCAGATCAACGACCAGCAGCCCGCGGGAAGCGAGCTGATCGAGCTGTCCAAGGGGCAGACTATCGAGTTTTGCATCAGCAGCAATCCCACCACCGGCTACACTTGGCAGATCTCAGGCGTGGACGAGGCGCTGCTCGAGCTGCTACGCAACGATTATCAGGTCCAGGGACCGGGGATCGGAGCCGGCGGAGTGCGGACCGTGGTCTACCGCGCCAAGGCCGACGGCGAGTGCACGATCCAGATGATCCACTGCCGATCCTGGCAGTGCGAGCAGACCACCGTCGGCAGCTACAAAGCCCGAATCACCATCCGCTGA
- a CDS encoding C1 family peptidase translates to MRHAACSLLIIATLLLGAAGAWALDAQFIAELQQSIEQRGLQWQAGPNPITELSPEQYRRIAGGLLLDDWSLAQVPIWRGDAKNTLPDQLDWRANPLNFTTGAKNQGRCGACGAFAGCSLLESLMEIYYDDPDLEPDMSEAHLFFCSGGQCDGGTTADTVLDYMVEYGTPDEQCFPYEAGDDGEDQPCSDHCSDWEQRAEAIIDYSWVSGNSQSIMLALNEGPLLVGMLTYEDFGAYTDGIYEHTTGEQTGAHGVLMVGYDEDEQYWICKNSWGAAWGEGGFFRIRWGQCEIERYVFKGEYAGGVPCSQNTAPELGPVRYYVGETQLEQPQINVGDALRIEVEFQDAQCNLAGGDIQIDLGEGQGFERYLRLPSDAGCSSNEYGPIIYEPEDLSVGEHSVHFRAVDRCDDRSEILDLSYSVSEPTPDQDDDDDDAQDAEEDDDAGCCS, encoded by the coding sequence ATGAGGCACGCGGCCTGTAGCCTTTTGATAATTGCGACGCTGCTGCTGGGCGCGGCCGGCGCGTGGGCCCTTGACGCGCAGTTTATCGCCGAGCTTCAGCAGTCGATCGAGCAGCGCGGCCTGCAGTGGCAGGCCGGGCCCAACCCGATCACCGAGCTGAGCCCCGAGCAGTACCGCCGCATTGCCGGAGGCCTGTTGCTCGACGATTGGTCCCTGGCGCAAGTGCCCATCTGGCGCGGCGATGCCAAGAACACGCTGCCCGATCAGCTGGACTGGCGCGCCAATCCGCTGAATTTCACCACCGGCGCCAAGAACCAGGGTCGCTGCGGCGCGTGCGGCGCGTTCGCCGGCTGCTCGCTGCTCGAGTCGCTGATGGAGATCTACTACGACGACCCGGACCTCGAGCCCGATATGTCCGAGGCGCACCTGTTTTTCTGCTCGGGCGGACAATGCGACGGCGGGACCACTGCGGACACGGTGCTGGATTACATGGTGGAATACGGCACGCCCGACGAGCAATGCTTCCCCTACGAGGCAGGCGATGACGGCGAGGACCAGCCGTGCTCAGACCATTGTTCGGACTGGGAGCAGCGAGCCGAGGCGATCATCGACTACAGCTGGGTCTCGGGCAATTCCCAGAGCATCATGCTAGCGCTAAACGAGGGGCCGCTGCTGGTGGGGATGTTGACCTACGAGGATTTCGGCGCCTACACCGACGGGATCTACGAGCACACCACGGGCGAACAGACCGGAGCCCACGGCGTGCTGATGGTCGGCTACGATGAGGACGAACAGTACTGGATTTGCAAAAATTCCTGGGGCGCGGCCTGGGGCGAGGGCGGGTTTTTCCGCATTCGCTGGGGCCAGTGCGAGATCGAGCGCTACGTGTTTAAGGGCGAGTACGCCGGAGGGGTTCCCTGTTCGCAGAACACCGCACCCGAGCTTGGACCGGTGCGCTACTACGTTGGCGAGACGCAGCTGGAGCAGCCCCAGATCAACGTTGGCGACGCACTGCGGATCGAGGTCGAGTTCCAAGACGCCCAGTGCAACCTGGCCGGCGGCGACATCCAGATCGACCTGGGCGAAGGCCAGGGCTTTGAGCGCTACCTGCGCCTGCCCTCCGACGCCGGTTGCTCGTCCAACGAGTACGGCCCGATCATCTACGAGCCCGAGGACCTGAGCGTGGGCGAACACAGCGTGCACTTCCGCGCCGTAGACCGCTGCGACGACCGCTCCGAGATCCTCGATCTGAGCTACAGCGTATCCGAACCGACGCCCGATCAGGACGACGACGACGACGATGCGCAAGACGCCGAGGAAGACGACGACGCGGGCTGCTGCTCCTAG